Below is a genomic region from Bradyrhizobium sp. 1(2017).
GACGAATTCCTCGAGCTCGCGCTGAACTACGAGCGCAAGGCGCCGGCCTCGCTGCAGGGCTTCATGGCCTGGCTGCGCTCGGCCGACACCGAGGTGAAGCGCGACATGGAGATCTCGCGCGACGAGGTCCGGGTGATGACCGTGCACGGCGCCAAGGGCCTGGAGGCTTCGGTCGTGTTCATGGTCGACACCACCTCCTCGCCCGCGGACACGCAGCGACTGCGGCTGATCCATGTGCCCCGCGGCAATGGCGGCGAGGTCGTGGTCTGGGCCGGTCGCAAGGCCGACGATCCCAAGCCGGTCGCCGATGCCCGCAAGGCGATGCTCGAGGAGACCGAGGACGAATATCGCCGCCTGCTCTATGTCGCGATGACGCGTGCGGCCGACCGTCTGATCGTCGGCGGCTGCATGCCCGGCAACATGAAGACGGTGCGCAAGCTGAGCTGGTACGATCTGGTCGACACCGGCCTTACAGGCTCGGGCCTGGACAAGCAGGTCATCGAGACGCCGCTCGGCAAGGTGACGCGATTCGCCCGGCCGGAAGATGTCGCGGCGCTCGGCACACCCGCGACGCCCGTCAACCAGACCGTCGCCCTGCCCGATTGGCTGCGCTCGCCGGCGCCGCGCGAGATCGCCGACGACGATATGGTGCGTCCTTCCGGCCAGCCTGCCGAGGAAGGGCGCGCGGTGCGATCGGGCGAATCGGTCCAGTCCCGCGCCCTCGCATTGCAACGCGGCACGCTGGTGCACCGGCTGCTGCAATCCCTGCCCGATATCGCCAGCGAGCGCCGGCGGGAGGCCGCGCTCGGCTTCATGGCGCGCAACGCCGCGGACTGGCCGGAGGCCGACCGCAGTGCGCTGGCCGACAAGGTGCTGGCTTTGATCACCGAGCCGCGTTTCGCCCCGGTCTTCGCCACCGGCAGCCGGGCAGAGGTCGCCATCGTCGGCAAGCTCGACCGGCCCGGGCGGCCGCCCGCGCTGGTCTCAGGCCAGATCGACCGGCTGGTCGTTCGTCCCGACGAGGTCCTGATCGTGGATTTCAAGACCAACCAGGCCGCGCCCAGGAGCGCGGCTGAAGCGCCCGCCGCCTATGTCCGGCAGCTCGCACTGTACCGGGCGGTGCTATCGCGGCTTTATCCCCAAAAGCCGGTCAGGGCTGTCCTGCTCTGGACCGAGGCCCTTGAATATATGGAGATTTCAGCCCCCGCGCTGGACGCGGCGCTGGCATCCGTCCATTGCGGCGTGAGCGTCCTTGACCCGGCAAGGAGCCGTTCATAGGTTCACCTCATGATCCCGGGCGCGATTCCACGTCGCGCCGATTCTTTCAACCGAGTGAGGTACTCCAATGGCCGTTAGCAAGGTTTCCGACGCCGATTTCGAAGCCGAAGTGCTCAAGGCGAACGGCCCCGTGGTCGTCGATTTCTGGGCCGAATGGTGCGGGCCTTGCCGCATGATCGCCCCCGCCCTCGACGAGATCGCCGGTGCGATGGGCGACAAGGTCAAGATCGTGAAGCTCAACGTCGACGAGAGCCCGAAGACCGCGTCGAAGTACGGCGTGATGTCGATCCCGACCCTGATGATCTTCAAGGGTGGCGAGATGGCCTCGCGCCAGGTCGGCGCTGCGCCGAAGGCGAAGCTGCAGCAGTGGATCACGTCCGCGGTCTGATTCTCGCTTCTGATTATTTTCGACGACGGCCGGCGAAATGCCGGCCGTTCTGCGTTGATGGGACGTTCAGCGTATGACGAGTCCCGCCCTTGCCATCCCCTCCCGCAAAGCGCGCGCGAAAATCGACCTCTCCGGTGGCGATGGAAGCGCGGTCGGTCGACGCGATCCCGCGCGGCGAGGAATGGCAGTATGAACCCAAATGGGACGGCTTCCGCTGCCTGCTGTCGCGCGACGGCAGCGACGTCGATCTGCGCTCGAAATCAGGCGAGGAGCTCGCGCGCTATTTCCCCGAGATCGTTGCCGCTGCCTTGAGGCTGAAGGCGGATCGCTTCTCGCTCGACGGCGAGATCGTCGTGCCGCACGGCAAGAGCTTTTCCTTCGACGCGCTGCTGCAACGGATTCACCCGGCGGCGAGCCGCGTGAAGAAGCTCTCGCAGGAGACGCCGGCGCTCTACCTCGCGTTCGATCTGCTCGCGACCGCCCGAGAGAAACGTCTGACCGACAAGACGCTGCGCGAACGCCGACAGGCGCTGGAAGCTTTTACGAAGACCAATCTGAAAGGCAGCATCTTCCGCCTCTCGCCGTCCACGACGAGCTACGCCACGGCCCAAAAATGGCTGGCACAATCCGGCGGCGGCTCGGACAGCGTCATCGCCAAGCGCATCGACCTGCCCTACCAGGTGGGAAATCGCGACGGCATGCAGAAGATCAAGAGATTCCGCAGCGCCGATTGCGTCATCGGCGGCTTCCGCTATGCCACCAACAAGATTGCAGGCCGGAACGTCGTCGGCTCGCTCCTGCTCGGGCTCTATGACGACGACGGCCTGCTGCACCATGTCGGCTTCACCTCGGCCATCAAGGCGGAGGCGAAGCCCGATCTGACCGACCGGCTCGAAGCCCTGATCGGCGAGCCAGGCTTCACCGGCAACGCGCCGGGCGGGTCGAGCCGCTGGTCGACCGAACGATCGGCAAAGTGGTGTCCGCTGAAGCCGAAGCTCGTGATCGAGGTCTGCTACGACCATTTCAGCGGCGAGCGCTTCCGTCACGGCACCTCGATCCTGCGCTGGCGTCCCGACAAGGCGCCGCGGCAATGCACATTCGAGCAGTTGAAGCAGAAGGCGGCGGACCCGATGAAGCTGTTGAAGTAGCCCGCGCTCGTGCCCGGCTCTGCGGAGCAGCGCTTTGCGCCGCACCGCGTCCGGGACGCGAGAGAATTTACCTGAGCCATCCGGTCGCAATTGCCTGTGCCAGCTCCGGCTGTCCGTTGCGCCGCGCCAACTTCGCCA
It encodes:
- the trxA gene encoding thioredoxin, translating into MAVSKVSDADFEAEVLKANGPVVVDFWAEWCGPCRMIAPALDEIAGAMGDKVKIVKLNVDESPKTASKYGVMSIPTLMIFKGGEMASRQVGAAPKAKLQQWITSAV
- a CDS encoding ATP-dependent DNA ligase gives rise to the protein MEARSVDAIPRGEEWQYEPKWDGFRCLLSRDGSDVDLRSKSGEELARYFPEIVAAALRLKADRFSLDGEIVVPHGKSFSFDALLQRIHPAASRVKKLSQETPALYLAFDLLATAREKRLTDKTLRERRQALEAFTKTNLKGSIFRLSPSTTSYATAQKWLAQSGGGSDSVIAKRIDLPYQVGNRDGMQKIKRFRSADCVIGGFRYATNKIAGRNVVGSLLLGLYDDDGLLHHVGFTSAIKAEAKPDLTDRLEALIGEPGFTGNAPGGSSRWSTERSAKWCPLKPKLVIEVCYDHFSGERFRHGTSILRWRPDKAPRQCTFEQLKQKAADPMKLLK